In Clostridium butyricum, the genomic stretch TATTTCTTTTTCTTCTTTATTGTAAATTGGTTCAGGATTTAATAGATCATCATGTGTTCCAACAATCTCTGCACTCAAAACTTCAACCTTATCGCTTTCTTTGAATTTTTCTCCCCTTGGAAGATCCATTTCAAGAAAGTCTCCAAAGTTTATTACTTTTGTCATATGATATAGTGGTCCATATACTGTAGGGTATCCGTCCTTGTCTGTTATACCTGTTCCAACAATATTTCTGCTATAGTCAGGATATTGTGGGAAGAAACCGCCTTCATTATTATTGTTGTTATCACCTAATCCACTATCCAAGCAACATTTTAATGATTGTGCTACTACTTTATATGATATATTTTTTGTAATCCAAGCATTGAACATAACAGCTCTATCTCTTGTTGGATAAGCCTTTACTTCTATCTTTTCATCTATATTATTTACCATAAATATTCTTGCACCTTGGTTTCTCAATCTCCAAAATTCTGCTGGAATAGAATCAAAATCAAATTCTACTTCCTTAAAAAAAAGTCCTTCATTTTCAGCTATAATAACATTAGTCTGTATTCTCTTTGTTTCTGACATGCCTATCGTTTTCTCCTCTCATTTTTTATAGTTACAATGATATTTATTCAGTTATTCAGTTATTCATCTATTCACTTTTTTCATCATTTATAATTAAAGCCTCTTTTGAAGATTTACCATAATTATCAACTTTGTAAAAATAAAAATTATTTATTATGGTAACATTATTACTGTTAACTACTGTTGGTACAACAACATTAACTGATCCATTATTTTCAGCTATTGTTGGCACATCTGGTATATCTGATCCATTTATAGCCTTGATTCTACTGCTATAAATCTTCCAGCTTTCATCTTCTTTAAATGAATCAACCATGCTTTCTGGTACATAAATAATAAGATTATCTGAAGTGTTTTTAAAAACATTTGCTCCTATTTTGGGTACATTATCTGTTTCTATTGTAACAGATATTAAATTTGAACACCCTTCAAAAGCACTGTTAGCAATTGCTTTCATTTCTTTTCCCATATATACTTTTTCTAAACTGTCTATATTTTTAAATCCATCAACTGTAATTCCAG encodes the following:
- a CDS encoding leucine-rich repeat protein, with product MNIIDKDEILNNVNNNIKEADKIESAVFFAGSTDIKYFKFNDAVTYVVVYANPDNKETMPASIIIPTYYNSKPVAGITVDGFKNIDSLEKVYMGKEMKAIANSAFEGCSNLISVTIETDNVPKIGANVFKNTSDNLIIYVPESMVDSFKEDESWKIYSSRIKAINGSDIPDVPTIAENNGSVNVVVPTVVNSNNVTIINNFYFYKVDNYGKSSKEALIINDEKSE